The sequence below is a genomic window from Uranotaenia lowii strain MFRU-FL chromosome 2, ASM2978415v1, whole genome shotgun sequence.
AATAAACGAATTGTATTCTAATGAAGGccgtttttataactttttttttcttaattttggcaGCTCCCCTTCTTGGACTTGGAAATGTAATCGGTGGCGGAACCGGAAGTGGAGGCGGACTACTCAAGTAAGATGGTTTAGTCAAGTTgcttcaattaaaattgaaatttaatcaaaatactTCCGCGTTTGCAGTAAAGTTCAAGAATTCGGCGAAAGAGTTTACGAGAAGAAGCGAGACTTCCTGAATGGAATTAACGAAAAGGTTTCCAATATACTGTGGATTCCACCGTTGCCCACTAAAGTTTCAAGAGAAGAGGTGGAACACTTCAATCTTCCAGCAGCCCAGGACCACGATCGTTTGATATTTTCGGATACTGGATCCGACGAAGGATacacggaaccaaatttggcaattgtaagacagttaaaaaaaaccgaagtacttaaactttaaacaaatatttcttTCAGTATGCACGTAGCAGTTTTCTAACTCCGGATGATTTGGAAGATCGAAACGGACCCCAACAGACTAGACCAAACGTATCGGTTAACGTGAAAAATAGCTTCAGTTTATTTGGCAAAGCATGATCTTAAACGGTAAAAAACTGGATCGAttcaacaaaacttaaaaataaaggtATAAAAATTGTCCGATACATCAATTCGAAGTCACTATTCCTCATGTCAGCTGTTCTTCGGTTGAAGATTTTGATGTATTCGTTAGACTTGAGTTTGTGACAAGTCGACTGAGAGAGTTTTTCTCCACGATTATTGCAGGTGGATGATCACAACCTATCATATGGGTGTCCATCGAGTCGAATGGATCACTTAAATCACCCTTATCCTGATGGAAGTTCATTTGAGGAGctggaaataagaaaaaaacattaagattcataaagccattcgatttttctcgaaaacaaatcaaaacttaCCGGGTCGAACAGCTACAATAAGCACTATCAAAAGTGCACAACCAAATAAATTCTGCATCGTCCCAACAAAAAATATCGTAAACAAAACAGCTCAAAGTGTGTTGAATCAACCAAACTGCAAAAAAACCAGCCGGatcagcaatttttttcaaacccgTCAGTGACCACAGACAGTTCGATCGAGAATACCGCCATTGGATCGAGTGAGTTGCTTTGTGTTCTCTGCGGAATGATTTGTttcgtgagttttttttttgtgtgtttctgCTGCCATTCTGAGAGACTTCATGATGATCGTTATCAATGGAAGGGATCATCACTGAGTGAGGTTCaatctattttaaaaaacacattttgtttcaatgtagctCGGTTCAAGATGAGTCTAACTGAGGCAAACGGGTTGTACTAAAAAGCGTCATTTGAAGGTGGGATGCTAGAGATGGATCAGTGGCTACAATATGAATTCAATTTCGTGCTCCTGATCGAGTATAGCTTAAATCTTTAAGATGTTGTTACAAGATTCTGTATATAGTTTTAAAGTGTTTAGTTAAATATCTCGTGAATAAGTataatttcacatttttgaagGGTCATAGGAgtataaagacaaaaattatcaatttcgaGGTTTTGATTCCGAATGATTGTCCTTACACACCAAGAAGCtcgaaacgttcagcaatctaaatttttgctggaaaccagcttaCATGAtttggttgttgtttttttcagcaCTTGAGCCGGATTGCTGGAAAGTAagcaatcgatctgtcaaacttagagtttttgttatttttgctagTTCAATCACACCAAGGATGGAGCTTCGAGACTAGGTGCACAGCTTGGTGCCACggattttcaatattataaaattccaatcaaatttatgaaaatgaaCAAACTATATTTACATTAATCATAGCTTGAGAATAATTAGCATTTTGAGAAGGTAAATTgacattgaaaattaaaagaaaagaaaatgccgattgtttttaaatcaaaaaactGATTTGCTGCACTCAAGcatgctgatttccagcaattgagtttACTGATTTAATGCAGTATCGTAATCCGggatttttcgattattttttctgttaaggggaatgtggcatgtttcatatttttaaaaccagtactggactcctttgaacctaaaacatggttgcagaaaatCATTAGACtactttcaatttgatttaaaaatcgatttcgtctctgttttgaatctgatgctttggggtaacaatgGACAGTCTCTGTTTTCGAcggtttttccaatttttcttgatcataaaggatacaaaacaccttcataatattttcaaatgctagtttataaattttaccttgttttttaatgttttcttttgaaaacatttataatcgaaaaatgaACTACTatgttgcatacattcaggggcaaaaatttaattaattgcTAAGTAGTTagagctacaaaatacaaattaaattttaccttcacacattcctgtAGGCCcttccactatttccattttcattttttcttcaaagttaagtCCAATATGggtttactcttggaaaatgtccttattttttaaatatcaaaaatttatcaataaatgactataaaaatcgcACTATAAATACACatgtacaaagaaaaaaagtggttcTTTCGctttcaacaacccgtttgcatctaaatgctttttggtatcatcaggagagctgtttgttttcgtttattagttTTGtcgtttattagttttaaaaatccacttgcacgtttttgcaacaaacgctcgtgaagttgattaaaaataaaatttaaagttgcaATAAATTGACTATGAAACGTCGTGGAATGTTGAAATCTtatgcaaaacgtgtgatttgaatgttCCTTTAATGTtcagaacatcttattcatgtaaatcctaATCTagctatagttaagtttaaaaaactaacttttaaataactttcaaaataaaacttttataactctgctctgaaaagagacagagttttaaagttttcaacaaagtttcatattttcacattttctacaactttgtagtatcaagtaaagctctatctattgaaacaaaaaagttagagttttcaattttttttatagtggactttgactaacttttgatactttcaagttatgaagcatgtttgaagaagcaaatgttctgaagacacttaagagataagatgaaagacagaggcgctacgaaaaaagttccactttaagcccttttggaccacagtgccctccaggacacttttagaatagtggcatgttgcaaaatctggccaaaatagcggaacttCGTTGTGCTGTTGTAAGAAcggaaaaaggcgcttctcgaggcactcagatttgcaGATTTCG
It includes:
- the LOC129748925 gene encoding uncharacterized protein LOC129748925, with the translated sequence MRFRVFFYILTLTLTVLTVNAAPLLGLGNVIGGGTGSGGGLLNKVQEFGERVYEKKRDFLNGINEKVSNILWIPPLPTKVSREEVEHFNLPAAQDHDRLIFSDTGSDEGYTEPNLAIYARSSFLTPDDLEDRNGPQQTRPNVSVNVKNSFSLFGKA